From the Fuerstiella sp. genome, the window AGGCACACGCTGTTTACAAATTCACGCGTGACGGTGAAAAACTGGTGACAATCGGTATTCCGGGTGAACCGGGTGATGACAACCGTCATTTGAAGATGCCCACCGACATGGTGGAATTTCCCTCAGGCGAGGTCTTCATTTCCGACGGCTACCGGAACAATCGCATTGTTGTTAGCAACGCGCAGGGCACGATTACCCGCACTTGGGGCGAACTGGGGACCGGACCGGGAGAATTCAGTCTGCCTCATTCCATCGACAGAGACTCGAAAGGTCGACTGTACGTTGCGGACCGCAACAATTCCCGGATTCAGGTGTTCAGTGAGGACGGCACCTTTGTCGATCAATGGACGAATTTGTGTCAACCGTGGACCGTGCGTGTGACGTCTGAAGACGAAGTCTACATATGCGGGGCGTCACCGACACAATGGCGGGAAGAATACACACAGCTGGGCATTCCACCGAAAGACCAGATTGTGATGAAATTCGATACGACCGGGCGAGTGCTTGCCTGGTGGCGTTTTCCTCAGGGGCCCGATGAAGTCGATTCCGGTGTTAAGCCGGGGGAGTTGTCCTGGGTCCATGGTCTGGCGATAGATCTACACGGCAACCTTTATCTCGGCGACATCATGGGACAGCGGGCTCAACGTTTTCTGATTACGAATTGAATCCGGACTGGTTCAGTGCGGATGTGACTGGCTGCCGTTTCACGCGGGTTCGTGATCATCACGTCCGGGATTTATGCGGGCAGCATGACGTGTGATTCCCAAAGGAACGAGTGCGAACACAAATCTTAAAAATGTTATAGTGACCTACGATGAATTTCGTATTCCACAATGATGGGATGGCAAACACATGACAATTTCTCGACGAACATTTCTGCAGTCGTCGGCTGTGATTGCTCCGACTGTAATTTCCAGTTCCGCGATCGGTCATTCAAATCGTGCGTCGGCAGGGGATCGCATCAATGTCGCAATCATTGGCTGCGGGAAGATGGCCAATGCGTATCACATTCCTCAGCTGCTTGATCAGCCGGATGTGCAGGTTGTCGCCGTTTGTGAAGTTGATCAGACTCGGCGCGATCATGCCAAAGACCGCGTTGAGACGCACTACTCAACAGGAAAAACGGAGTATCAGGGATGCGGCACGTACGTCGATTTTCGGGATGTCATCTCACGCAGTGACATCGACGCTGTCTGTATTGCGTCACCGGATCACTGGCATGCAATTCCGATCATCGAAGCCTGTAAATCCGGCAAGGATGTCTATTGTGAGAAACCACTGACGCTTACGATCGAGGAAGCCGGAAGATGTGTGGATGCCGCTCGCTCTCATGAACGCATCGTGCAAACCGGCAGCCAGCAGCGATCCAATGTGTTCGGACCGTTTCGAGAGGCTGTGGAAATCATTCGTAGTGGCCGACTGGGAAAGATCCATCGTGTTACGGTGGGTGTCGGCGGTCCCAGCGTCCCGTGTGACCTGCCCGAGGAAGAGATCGAACCAAATCTGGACTGGGATATGTGGCTTGGTCAGGCGCCACTGCGAGCTTACAACTCGATTCTCAGTCCGCGTGGCAATCATAGTCATTTCCCTGCGTGGCGCAATTATCGAGAGTATTCCGGAGGTGGTCATACGGATATGGGAGCGCACCATTACGATATCGCGCAATGGGCACTGGACATGGACGAATCCGGTCCGATTGAAATCATTCCCCCCGAGGACTCGCAGGCCACAACCGGAGTCCGGTACATCTATGAAAACGGAGTCGAGATGGTGCATGGCGGGCCCAGTGGCTGTACGTTTCATGGTGAGAACGGCGTACTTTGGATCGATCGACGCAGACTGGAGAGTGATCCTGAAGAAATTGTTAAAACGCCTCTTGGTAAGGATGATGTGCATCTGTTTCGGTCACCGGGACATCACCGTAACTGGATCGACTGCATCAAAAGTCGTGAAGCACCTGTCGCGGAGGTGGAAAAAGGTGCTCGTACGGTCAGCATCATTCATCTTGGCAACCTCGCGTACTGGCATCACAAAACACTGAAATGGAATCCATCCAAGTGGAAATTTGAGGATTCGGCAGACAACCACCTGCTGGACCGTGAACGGCGAGACCCATGGCAGTTGCCGGCGGTGTAACGCCACTTTGATCAAAACGCAAAGTTGAATCGCGATGGAATATCAGTGAGCCGATGTGGTCAGTCAGCGTGTGACGCTGGTCGCATAAAACTGTTTGACCGTCGTTACTCGGTTCGGTGACTGTCAACACGTGAGATTGGTTCGGTCATGATATGGAGATCAGTCATCAGGGATTGATCGATCGTTTTCCGCAGTTCAGGATCATGTGTATGAATGCCACGACGAATTCGACGCTCGGTACATTTCTGCACGAGCCTGAACAGACGCAGAGAATTGAAACTCGCTACCGGCGAATTGTGACCTCCATTCCGGCGCCCGGGACACTGGATAAACTGGCTCTTTCCGCCGAGTTCTTTCCACGGGTGAATTGTTGTCAGCCGCCGGTCCTGTGGGATCGGGCTGATGGTTTTCAGGTATACGACTGTGAAGGTAACTGCTGGATTGACTTCAGTTCAGCTGCGGCGATGACGCTATCCGGTCACGGGCATCCGGCTGTTCGCGAGGCCGTGAAACTGCATGCAGAAAATGGATTACTGGCGCAATTCAACTATCCTTCCGAAGTTCGGGTCACGTTGGCCAAACGGCTGCTGGAACTCGCTCCGCCGCATTGCGACATGGTCTACTTCTGGACCTGTGGTTCCGA encodes:
- a CDS encoding peptidyl-alpha-hydroxyglycine alpha-amidating lyase family protein encodes the protein MKTALAPRPTLMFFCLSIVLATESSVYAQQKPKSLPGVDYPRDNAADGYKVDLRWPQEKSSYSWKAMPGIAIDETGLVWTINRGEMPVQVYTQDGVLVRQWGRGYFSSPHQIRFGHQGHVWVADSKAHAVYKFTRDGEKLVTIGIPGEPGDDNRHLKMPTDMVEFPSGEVFISDGYRNNRIVVSNAQGTITRTWGELGTGPGEFSLPHSIDRDSKGRLYVADRNNSRIQVFSEDGTFVDQWTNLCQPWTVRVTSEDEVYICGASPTQWREEYTQLGIPPKDQIVMKFDTTGRVLAWWRFPQGPDEVDSGVKPGELSWVHGLAIDLHGNLYLGDIMGQRAQRFLITN
- a CDS encoding Gfo/Idh/MocA family oxidoreductase, whose product is MTISRRTFLQSSAVIAPTVISSSAIGHSNRASAGDRINVAIIGCGKMANAYHIPQLLDQPDVQVVAVCEVDQTRRDHAKDRVETHYSTGKTEYQGCGTYVDFRDVISRSDIDAVCIASPDHWHAIPIIEACKSGKDVYCEKPLTLTIEEAGRCVDAARSHERIVQTGSQQRSNVFGPFREAVEIIRSGRLGKIHRVTVGVGGPSVPCDLPEEEIEPNLDWDMWLGQAPLRAYNSILSPRGNHSHFPAWRNYREYSGGGHTDMGAHHYDIAQWALDMDESGPIEIIPPEDSQATTGVRYIYENGVEMVHGGPSGCTFHGENGVLWIDRRRLESDPEEIVKTPLGKDDVHLFRSPGHHRNWIDCIKSREAPVAEVEKGARTVSIIHLGNLAYWHHKTLKWNPSKWKFEDSADNHLLDRERRDPWQLPAV